In Thermoanaerobaculia bacterium, the genomic stretch CTGCGAGGCTCGGCGGGAAGCCTCCTCCGGCTGCCGGCGGCGTCGAGCGTCGATTTCCGGCTCGCCGCGGAGAGCGCCCGGACGGCGGGCCGGGCGATCTGCGGAACCGTCGGGCGCGGAGGCGAGGACCTCTTCGGGGCCGAGCTCCCGGAACGGATCCTGTGGGTCTTCGGTTCGGAGGGATCGGGGCTCTCGACGAAGATCCACCGGCTGCTGGATCGAAAATACACGATTCCGCTCGCGGCACCCGTCGAATCGCTCAACGTCGCGGTCGCGGCGGGAGTGACCCTCTTCACGGCGGCTCGCCGCCGCTGAGCCCCCGGCGGACGGTCAGGAGGCGGTTCGTCCCTCCAGGTACGCCCCGATCTCCGGCAGGCCGCGGAGACGCGTCAGGTCCTCGACGGGAAACGTCACGCCGAACTCTTCCTCGACGGCGAGCATCAGCATGAGCTGGCCGACCGAGTCCCAGCCGGGGGTCTCGCCCTCGCGCAGGTCCGCCGCCACGCCCTCGAGCGGAAGGCGGAAGACCGCCGCCGCGACCCGCCGCAGGCGATCGTCCGTCGTCTCCGTCACCGCGACCCCGTTTCGACGACCCGCACCGGAGCGGCGGGAAATCCGCGCTCCCAGTCGCCGCCGAGCGGAAGCTCCCATCCGCCGTCGTCACGCGGAAGGAACCCGTGGTCGCGCCAGAAGTCGGCGACGAGCGCGTTCTTCGATCCGGCGACGAAACGCGCGCGCACGGCGGCGGCCCCGCCCGCGGCGAGGCG encodes the following:
- a CDS encoding acyl carrier protein: MTETTDDRLRRVAAAVFRLPLEGVAADLREGETPGWDSVGQLMLMLAVEEEFGVTFPVEDLTRLRGLPEIGAYLEGRTAS